The genomic segment TTCCAATTTGCCTAGCAGcaatatttctttctgttcctgGTGGCAAATAAATAGCAGTTGTCACCTGCTGGTTAGAGTAgctaaaaaaactccaaacaatgcaacccaaagcattccttacatgttaaaaaataataatagcaaaAACATCACTTTACTTCCATAGAATTTGTTCCCAATGAGCTATTATATGGCTATAATAATAGTTCTCTTTCTAAACAGATTGTATTTTTAGCCACATATTCGAGTTTATCTCTGAAGGACTACTAATATTAAAGACACCACACTAGCACCTATCCCGCTGAACGCAGCAACTTATGAGGCAATTTATTAGTTAACAAGAGGAGTCTGCTTTCTAATCCACATCTTTGCATTTTGTGCATATTAAAAAATCCCCTCCCATGCATATTAAAAAATCCCCTCCCATGCCTTTTTTTGTCCTTAATGTATTCACTTTAAAGCCAGTTGTACATCGTGGTGTGTGTGCTTTCGGGACAAGCTAATCTGGGGGCAATACTCAATCGGTCACTCACTCTTATGAATGTTTTGTCTGTACCTGTAGTCTTTTGTGTTCACCTCCTGTTTCTAGCCAAAGGTGGTTTATTTTACAGAGAATGAACAAAATCACGCCATTTCTATTAGCGTGAAGCAGTTTATTAAGTGATAATGCAATGAGACAGTACGGAGATGCTTTAAGGCAGGATAATGAGCTGCTTCTGCTGTCTCAGCTCTTCTACCTGACGAGCAGAGGAATGAACCTGAGGGCTCACAGTAGGGTTGCAGTCCCTCCCTGCTTGCTGCAGAAGGGTGGTCACTCACAGCAGGTttctgtgctccctgcctggcactCATCTCACAGCacccaggagcagaggctgcctctgccccctccctgcctgctcgCCCAAATTCGGCTTCAGCATGCCGTCCTGAAGCTGAATGGAAGCACCCTTTCTCCCCCGAGGGGTTGTGTGCCACGAAAAGCggcccatcctgctgctctgttcAGATGGAGCAGTGGTTCCCCAGCCCTaagtgctgctgtgttttgttgcAGACGGAGAAGGCTGACCGGCGCCAGAACTTCGTCTCCCTTGCTTTACGTAAGCGCTACAGCTATCTGACTGAGCCTGGAATGAGTGAGTTGCTCTTACCAAAGTACTAAACCGTGTAGATGTGATTGTTCATAAGAAGAGACATTTTTTCTATAAACGTTGTATTTGGTGtcattctggggaaaaaattaaaaaaaaaaaaaaaggagaaaaggaaacaaaaagctgTCTAAAACAAAACTCTTGGATGGACTGTGAACTCTTGTGTTGTGAGAGCTTGAGGAATCCTGACTGGCAAATTATGTGTGTTAGTTAAGTAAAAATATAATAGTTTTGAAAAGTTCAATGTAGTTCCAGAGGAAGAGGATTGCAAATTGCTTTCCAAAAGTGTCTTTTCATCTCCTCTTTGAAGCATTAGAGAAAGATGCTGTAGAACGGAATATTACACAAAAATTCAGCCACTCAGATAAGTACTTAAATGTTTAGATGTTTAGCCAAAATAGAGTCTctcatattttatattttccctcttctttctcctccccttccctttttcctctgttCCCTGCAGATGCTTTTTATTCCCTGGCACCACACATTGCTTCTTCCTAAACATGTGTTCCCCTTGACCAGACCTGTGGCATTCTCTTCCTCCCCAGTTAAATACAATAATGTATTTGGCTTAGCTTTTCTTCCTCACTTCTCCTCTATAAGGTCAACTGCTATTGTTTCCCATTTCCAGgctttttcttgcctttttttccccccacttttgACTTCTCAGTTGCTACCCTGCCACAGACCCTTTGATATAATTCCATAAAATCCATAGACAAACTTCATCGGGTCTTGGGAGTTCCCACTGGATGGCTGCTGCTTAATTATCCTATAAGATCTGTGGCTTCTTTGGATCAGATGTGCTCCAGAATATGTTGCACTTCTCAGGCCGGGAAGAAGACTCCAAGCATATAACATCTGAAGAAGCTCTCAGATCTGCTGAGACATCTTGATGGACTGTTAAGGTATTGTCACAGGCTTGATTGGAACtgagagagggggaaaatgaAATTGCTGGAAAGAAGCTTGATGACTGTATATCATTCACAATAAATTTTTCCCCCCCGTcactgggagggaaaaaaagttttatttattcaCCAAAGGTCCATTAAGTCTCATTCGCAAAAAATTGTCAGATTGTTTTTGCTCTTCAACTGCAAAGAGGAGCACAGAAGCGGCATCTTAAATGTCTCTGAATCTGTGATTTGACAGGCAAAAAGGAGTGAGGAGGGCAGCCTGACAGCCTAGTCAGTTGTGACAGACCAGCTCGTGATGGTGCAATGGGGTTCCAGTGAAGACACGTCCTAACACTAACTGCTGAACAAGTTATTAGTTCTTTTCAGAATCATTTTGGAGCTTGTTTCTTGAACTCAAGACTCTATGAACTTCTGGTGGATGTCAGCAGCTACTGCTAATTAAATCTTCAGAATAAATAATAGTATTTATAATAGTTTCATAATAGTTGATTTGATTAAGtacattttggggtttttgttcgGGTGAGGAGAGAGAAGTGTATTTCCACTTTAAAATATTGTAGTACGAAGAGTGGGCATTTCTTGATTCAGTCTGTGCCAGTCAGGGCTAGTACTCAAGCTCTCTTCAACATAAATGTTTTTATGAAGTATCACCAGCCATCCACACTGACTTCTGGGCTTTTATTGGCTTCTATAGGACCAGCACATTTCTCCTTGCAGGATATGGACCTGTGGTGCACTGAATATTCACTATTCTATAGGAGTGTGTGTGCTGAAACAGTTCAGTGTTAGCCTTGTTGAGCTTCTTTCACTGTGAGTTACTGTCTGTCTATAAGACAGATCAAGCAGGTTTGACAAATTATTAGTGTAACTTTAGAGAAAGGTATGTTGAATAAGTTCTTTGCATATTTTAGCTCCATTTCTAATTCCaactttaaaggaaaacaaaaattcctCAAAGTTGCTTTCAGTGTCAACTCTCTGAATGTTATTGCTGTATCAGAGGATATGTTTGTGTAATGCAATTCCCAGAAATACTTTCTGACATGAGTGCCTCCTGTGATGCAAAATGTGGTTGATGATAATTCTGTTTAAATGCCTATGAATAAGCTGAGAGTTCTGGGGGATGATAACATTTAACAGGTTTGTCCTTGCTAGGAATTTATTTCATAATCTATTTTCCTTTGACTGCTTTTCTAATGTTACCTTTTGAGAACTGTAAAGTTGAACAGGTCTGTCTTTGAGCTGATACAAGAAATCTCCTCAAAAGGTACCAAGACACTACATCTTGTAGAAAAAGTGTACTCTTCTTTAATGACCTCTTGTGAAATTTTGTAAGGTTTATGTATTTGTGCTTAATACACCATACGAAATGGGTTAATCTGTGTGCTCGTTCTGACATGACATTTGTGCATGAATAAAAACTGATTCAGTTGCTTTGCCTGCTCACAACTATCATACATCATACTTGCCACATTTCATTTACAACATATGCTTCTTAAAATCATTTCATGAAAAGTTTTACTTTCGTTTTTACCAGACAAAAGGAATATTGCATGAGAAACAAATGCATatgttcctttctttcttttttctttttctttttttttttaaatattgactCAGAAAAGCTCTTGCTCTTATTGGCTTTGTGAGTGTGAAGCATATCCGAATTGTGCATGGAAGATATAGATTTGAATTTATTCCAGTTGCTTCACAGTTTGCACATCAATTGCCTGTCACTTAAAGGAATTTTGGTTTCTGCATGAAATAGTTCTGaagtggtttaaaaaaatattttagctaCATAATGTCATTTTACGCaagtttatatttttgtatagGATCAAATCTGAACAGAACAACAATAGAAATTATTAAATGGATAATTCTAATAGTTGCACAAAGCAGAGACATACCTAAACAGGCAAAATAAAGCTGATATGAGTATTTCAGAAGTAGCACATCAGAAAGTCAATAGGAAGTAAGAGAAGAAATTTTGATGTGGCTTTATTTTTACCTTATGGATtccttttgtgtgttttctgttCTCCATTGTTTGCAGATTTGGTTGCTATGTGCTTTCCGTCTTCCATTTCATGTTGCTTTTTGGTTCGGACCAGTTATCAGTATATGGCTCGTTcctaattttttctttccttttttaaatcttcttttgCCTCTTCCATCCCAACTCATGCAAACAATTGTACTTGCTTTTTGTAATATTACAACGTTTACTGACCAATTTTCTTCTCTGGTCTCTCTGTTTTTCAACcatttttgttgatttttatgtttgattttaatttaaCAATTTAAGAAACAGTTGAACGGAGTGCAGGAGCAACAAGATCCCTACCTGCTACTTACTCATACAAGCCATTCTTTTCAACACGGCCATATCAGTCATGGACAACAGCTCCAATTACAGTGCCTGGGCAAACCAAATCAGGCTTCACTTCCTTATCAAGCTCTTCCTCTAACACTCCTACAGCTTCCCCATTAAAATCAATATGGTCTGTTTCTTCTACTTCTCCAATCAAATCCACGTTAGGAGCTTCTACCACGTCTTCAGTTAAATCTGTTAGTGATGTAGCATCTCCGATTAGATCGTTTCGGACAATCTCTTCGCCAATAAAAACTGTGGTCTCGCAGCCTCCCTACAACATGCAGGTCACTTCAGGCTCTTTCATCAGAGCTCCCGCAGTCACAGAAGCTGCCAGTCTCAAAGGGCTGGCCTCCACTACCACATTCCCCTCTCGGACATCTCCAGTGACTACAGCAGGATCTCTCTTGGAGAGATCATCCATAACCATGACGCCTCCAGCATCCCCCAAATCCAACATTAACATGTACTCTTCGAGCTTGCCACTTAAATCGGTCATCACATCAGCATCCTCACTTTTATCGTCCCCTCTAAAGTCAGTGGTGTCACCTGCTAAGTCAGCAGTTGATGCTGTTTCATCCACTAAAGTCATGATGGCCTCGTCTCTCTCGTCGCCAGCAAAACATGTAGCTGGGCACACAGATGTACCATTGCTCAATGGGTCTGTGTCACCTCTGAAATACCCATCCTCTGCCAACTTAATAAACGGATCCAAAGCTGCAGGTGTTTTTCAAGACAAgatctctgcagctgcacattCTGCAACTTGTGCTGCTAACGCAGTTGCTGACACGGCTGAGAGAGTGTTTTCAACAGCTACAACAATGTCATTTTCTCCACTCAGGTCATTTGTGTCTTCAGCACCATCAGCTTTCCAGTCAATGAGAACTCCTCCTGCAGGTGCTTTGTACACAGCCCTTGGGTCAATATCTGCAACTACCTCATCAGTAACTTCATCAACAATAACAGTGCCGGTATATTCTGTAGTCAATGTTTTGTCTGAACCAGCATTAAAGAAGCTCCCAGAGTCGTCTTCGCTTACAAAATCAGCCGCTGCATTACTGTCACCTATTAAAACATTGACTACAGAGGCGCGCACGCAGCCTACCTTTACTCGAACTTCATCTCCAATAAAATCATCCTTGTTTTTAGCACCCTCTGCTCTCAAACTGTCCACACCATCTTCCTTATCCTCCAGTCAGGAGATACTGAAAGATGTTGCTGAAATGAAAGAGGATCTGATAAGAATGACTGCGATATTGCAGACAGATGTCGCAGAGGAGAAGCCGTTCCAACCTGACATACCAAAAGAGGGTAGAATTGATGATGAAGAGCCCTTTAAAATTGTTGAGAAAGTAAAAGAGGACTTAGTAAAAGTTAGTGAGATTCTGAAAAAGGATGTGTGTTTAGAAAGTAAAGGGTCGGCTAAAGTACCCAAAAGTGATCAAGGACACCTGTCCGAGGATGACTGGGTAGAGTTCAGTACAGAGGAGATTGATGAAGCGAGACAGCAAGCTTTGACAAGCCCTCCTATATCTGTTCCAGAGAAGGTCCaaattaaaactaaaaccaTGTCGGAAAAGGATTATAGCTTGTCAAAAGTTATTGATTACTTAGCGAATGATATCGGTAGCAGTTCATTAACAAACATAAAGTACAAGtttgaagaggggaaaaaagaaggtgAAGAGAGACAAAAGCGCATTTTAAAACCAGCCATCGCTTTGCAGGAACATAAACTTAAAATGCCTCCAGCCTCCATGAGGCCTTCAACATCGGAAAAGGAGTTATGTAAAATTGCAGACTCCTTTTTTGGAACAGACACTATTTTGGAGTCTCCAGATGACTTTTCTCAACATGATCAAGATAAAAGTCCCTTGTCTGACAGTGGCTTTGAAACGAGGAGCGAAAAGACACCTTCTGCCCCACAAAGTGCTGAAAGCACAGGGCCAAAACCACTTTTCCACGATGTGCCCATCCCTCCTGTCATTACAGAAACAAGAACTGAAGTAGTTCACGTCATCCGCAGCTACGAACCATCTTCGGAAGATATTCCAGAGCAGAAGGCAGAGGAGCTACCAGCCTCAAAACCTTCCCCTACATTTATGGAGCTGGAGCAAAAACCTTCTGGGTCCATTAAAGAGAAGGTTAAAGCTTTTCAAATGAAAGCCAGTGGCAGTGAAGAGGACGACCATAAGTGCGTCCTTGGTAAAGGTGTCCGAGTAAAAGAAGAAACTCATATCACTACAACAACTAGGATGGTTTATCATAAACCTCCGTGCACAGAAAGCACCTCTGAAAGAATTGAGGAAACAATGTCTGTTCATGACATAATGAAAGCCTTTCAGTCTGGACGTGACCCTTCCAAAGAACTGGCAGGTCTGTTTGAACATAAATCATCAGTAACGTCCGATGTTAGCAAGTCTGCTGAAACTTCACCACAACATGCAGAGAAGGACAGCAAAATGAAACCCAAACTGGAGCGAATAATAGAGGTCCATATTGAACAAGGTAATCAGGCTGAACCTACTGAAGTCATTattagagaaacaaaaaagcatccagaaaaagaaatgtatgTATATCAGAAAGACTTACCTCGGGGAGATATTAACTTAAAAGAGTTGGAAAAACATGATGCTTTTCCTTGTTCAGACGAACAAGGTCAGCAAGAAGAAGAGGAGCTCACGGCCGAAGAGTCACTTCCTTCTTATCTGGAATCCTCTAGAGTTAACACTCCCGTGTCCCAGGAAGAAGACAGTCGCCCTAGTTCTGCTCAACTCATGTCTGATGACTCTTACAAAACACTGAAGCTTTTGAGTCAGCACTCAGTAGAATACCATGATGATGAGTTGTCAGAACTAAGAGGGGAGTCTTACAGGTTTGCTGAGAAAATGCTTCTTTCAGAAAAGCTAGATGTGTCTCATTCTGATACTGAGGAGTCAGTTACTGACCATGCTCTACCCCTTAGTGTAGAGTTACAGGGGACTGATAAACGATGCAGAGAAAAAGTAGCTACTGCCCCCAAAAAAGAGATTATCTCCAAAATCTATAAAGATGTATCTGAAAATGGTGTAGGTAAAATGTCTAAGGAGGATCATTATGATAAAGTGACAGTGTTACACTACACTGGAGATGTTAGTAGTCACAAACATGCAATGTGGATGCGCTTTACTGAGGACAGATTAGACAGAGGTAGAGAAAAGTTGATATATGAAGACAGGGTGGACAGGACTGTTaaagaggcagaagaaaaactgACTGAAGTATCCCAGTTTTTTCGGGATAAAACAGAGAAGTTGAATGATGAGCTACAGTCTCCAGAGAAAAAGCAGCATAAAAAAAATGGCAAGGAAATACATTCtagccagagctctgccagcagcagccccgagAAGGTTCTGCTCTCTGAATTGCCATCATCTGGGGATGATTGGAGTAAGGTGAAGCAGTATGCACATGATGGGAAGTGCTTTCCCAAGGTGGATGAAAGGAAAGCATCCAGTTTGCCCAGCAGTCCTGAAAAAAGGATATATGTGCAACCTGCAGAGGACTCTAAACGAACTATGGAACACAAAGGAAGCGCTCAGCAGACTGGAGTGCCTGAGACTGGATTTCAGCTGAAGCAGTCAAAGCTCAGTTCCATTAGGCTTAAATTTGAGCAAGGTATAAGTCCCAGAAGTAAGGACGTaactcaagaagaaaaaaagctggaTGGTCAGTCCAAAATTCCAGTAAAAAAATTGCAAGAAAGTAAGTTACCAGTGTATCAGTCCTATTCAAGAGAGAAACACGCAAAGCAAATAGAGGTCATTGATGGGAGCACAGCTTTACAGAAAGAGGTGAAAATACAGGAAGACCTTGTTCCAGGTAAAGGGAAAGCTGTGGAAGACTCTCGTGCTTCAGACACACAAAGAACTGAGATGAGGAAAGGCGTGGCAGAATGCATTTCAGAACCACGGGCAAAAGACCTGGCGTATGGCTCAGACTCAACAGCGAAGGGACACTGGGACAAAAAAATCTATAGGACGTGGGAAAGTCCTGGAACTTCTAACCAtaaaacacagaaggaaaagctttcACATGTGCTGGTTCCAGATACAGTAAAAGAAAACCATGTTGATCATGCTGAATCTAAAACTGACCAAAAAAGTGAATTTATCACTGTGACAGAGCACAAAGTGGCCTCAAATGGAATCCATTCGGAAGAAGTGAAGGAACTGACTGTAAAATCCCCCTCAAAAAGGGTTTTATACAGAGAATTTGTTGTCAGGGAGGGGGAGCGTAATGGTGAAGTGGCTGATAAAGTAtccaaaaggaaagaagaaattgcTGTGTCCCATATCCCAGTCAGAATTGTTGAGGAGAAGAGAGCCATGCTTGATGGTGTCTATGAACTTTCAGCTAAAGTATCCCAATCAGCTGTGATTCAGGAGAAAGTTGAAAGGCAGATTGATTATGTggaagatgaaaaaataaagcattcaGAAATCAGAAAGGTTACCAAGCAGCAGAGCTCAATAGGTTTAAGTCCTCCTGCTGAGGAAACAGAGCTATCCCCTAGCAAATCACCAGATTCTTTAGAATGTAGCCCAGGAAAGGAATTTCCTTCAAGTGACATAGCTGACCCCAGTGCCAGTGATTACTTGAATAAAGTTGCACCGCTAGTGAGCACTGAGGGAGTAAAAGAAATTAAGACCTTACCTGTTTATGTCAGTTTTGTTCAAGTAGGAAAGCAATATGAGAAAGAGGTGCAACAAGGTAGtataaaaaaaattgtcagtCAGGAAAGTAAGACGGTACAAGAGACGAGGGGGACATTTTACACAGCTAGGCAGCAGAAACAGCCTCCTTCTCCACAAGGTAGTCCAGAGGATGACACGCTAGAACAAGTGTCCTTTATAGACAGCTCTGGTAAAAGCCCTTTAACACCAGAAACACCGAGTTCAGAGGAAGTGAGTTACGAGTTTACATCTAAAACACCTGACTCACTAATAGCTTATATCCCAGGCAAGCCCAGCCCTATACCTGAGGTGTCTGAGGAGTcagaggaggaagcagaggcTAAGACAACATCTGTGAAACAGGCAGAGGTTGAGGAACCACAGATTGACAAAACATTACCTAATCTTATAAACAAGGACTCTAACAAAAGACCCAAAGGTAACAGAGTTGCCTATATTGAattccctcctcctccaccaCTGGATGCAGATCAAGGTGAATCAGAAAAGAAGCCTCATTATTCCACTGAGAGTGAGATGGAGATGACTGAAGTGAACTTGCAAGATGAACACGACAAGTGCCAGCTGGCTGAACCTGTCATCAGAGTGCAGCCACCTTCTCCTGTGCCACCGGGAGCAGATGTCAGTGACTCCAGTGATGATGAATCCCTCTATCAGCCCGTTCCGCTTAAAAAGTATACGTTCAAACTGAAAGAGCTGGAAGATGACCACAAAGAGACCTCAAAACCCAAAGCCCCTGAAAAGATTGAGAAACAGAAAGAGTTAGGACATCCCACTTCTGGGAAACCCAATGAGTTTGACAATGGGGTTGAGTCACCCCAGAATGATGTAGTGCAAAATGGGAGTAACAATGACCAGTCTGTCACAGAGTGTTCCATAGCAACCACTGCAGAATTCTCCCATGATACCGATGCGACAGAGATTGACTCTCTGGACGGTTATGATTTGCAAGATGAAGATGATGGTTTAACTGAGAGTGATTCTAAACTTGCAGGTCCGGCAGTTGAAACCAAAAAGGACGTATGGACTACAGAAGGCATTCTAAAGCAGACTGATCGCTGCTTTAGCCAGAGTAAGCTTGAAGTCATTGAGGAGGAAGGCAAGGTAGGCCCTGAAGAAGACAAGACACCTTCCAAAGGTCCATCTTCTGACAAAGCTGGAGATAAGAGCGATAAGAAGTCAGGGGCacagtttttctctttggaaggCAGACACCCTGACAGGACTGTATTTCCCGACTCGTATTTCAGTTACAAAGTAGACGAAGAATTCGCAACACCTTTCAAAACTGTGGCCACCAAGAGTCTAGATTTTGACCCGTGGTCGAATAACCGAGGTGACGATGAAGTGTTTGAGACTAAATCGAGGGAGGATGAGGCTAAGCCATTTGGTCTGGCGGTGGAAGACAGATCTCAAGCAACAACACCTGACACAACACCAGCCAGAACTCCAACAGATGAGAGTACGCCAACTAGCGAGCCCAACCCCTTCCCATTTCATGAGGGGAAGATGTTTGAGATGACTCGCAGTGGTGCAATTGACATGAGCAAGAGGGATTTTGTTGAAGAAAGACTCCAATTTTTTCAGATTGGTGAGCATACTTCTGAAGGGAAGTCAGGGGACAAGGGGGAAGGGGATAAAAGTACAGTCACTGCCATCACACAGCcacaggcaggggacagcacTGTAGAAACAACCCTAGAGAGACCAGTAGAAACAACAGCAGTTGAAAATATGCCCGGCATCCAGGCCAGTGGAGATTGCATGGAACAAACACTTGGTAGTAACTCCCCGGAGAAATCATCGGCAGCAGTAAACGCTTCCAAAGTTGATCCCAAATTGCGCACACCAAttaaaatgggaatttctgCTTCCACCATGACTCTGAAGAAAGATGGCCCTGGAGAAGTGACAGATAAGATAGAAGCTGTGATGCCAAGTGGTGAGGGATTAGAAAATGAAACTGTAGAAGTGATTGCGAGTTCAGCTTCTAGCCAGACGAGCTGTAGGCAAACAGAAAACACTGATTTTCcaaaagataattttaataacaacaacaatttGGATTCATCTGCTGTCCCT from the Melospiza georgiana isolate bMelGeo1 chromosome 8, bMelGeo1.pri, whole genome shotgun sequence genome contains:
- the ANK3 gene encoding ankyrin-3 isoform X9 — translated: MAHAASQLKKNRDLEINAEEETEKKRKHRKRSRDRKKKSDTNASYLRAARAGNLEKALDYLKNGVDINISNQNGLNALHLASKEGHVEVVSELIQRGASVDAATKKGNTALHIASLAGQAEVVKVLVTNRANVNAQSQNGFTPLYMAAQENHLEVVKFLLDNGASQSLATEDGFTPLAVALQQGHDQVVSLLLENDTKGKVRLPALHIAARKDDTKAAALLLQNDHNADVESKSGFTPLHIAAHYGNINVATLLLNRGAAVDFTARNDITPLHVASKRGNANMVKLLLDRGAKIDAKTRDGLTPLHCGARSGHEQVVEMLLDRGAPILSKTKNGLSPLHMATQGDHLNCVQLLIQHNVPVDDVTNDYLTALHVAAHCGHYKVAKVLLDKKANPNAKALNGFTPLHIACKKNRIKVMELLLKHGASIQAVTESGLTPIHVAAFMGHVNIVSQLMHHGASPNTTNVRGETALHMAARAGQTEVVRYLVQNGAQVEAKAKDDQTPLHISARLGKADIVQQLLQQGASPNAATTSGYTPLHLSAREGHEDVASVLLDHGASLSIITKKGFTPLHVAAKYGKIEVANLLLQKNASPDASGKSGLTPLHVAAHYDNQKVALLLLDQGASPHASAKNGYTPLHIAAKKNQMDIATTLLEYGADANAVTRQGIAPLHLASQDGHVDMVSLLLARSANVSLSNKSGLTPLHLAAQEDRVNVAEVLVNQGAAVDAQTKMGYTPLHVGCHYGNIKIVNFLLQHSAKVNAKTKNGYTPLHQAAQQGHTHIINVLLQHGAAPNELTVNGNTALAIAKRLGYISVVDTLKVVTEETMTTITVTEKHKMNVPETMNEVLDMSDDEGEDAMTGDTDKYLGPQDLKELGDDSLPAEGYMGFSLGARSASSDRSYTLNRSSYARDSMMIEELLVPAKDQHLTFQREFDSDSLRHYSWAADTLDNVNLVSSPIHSGFLVSFMVDARGGSMRGSRHHGMRIIIPPRKCTAPTRITCRLVKRHKLASPPPMVEGEGLASRLVEMGPAGAQFLGPVIVEIPHFGSMRGKERELIVLRSENGETWKEHQYDSKHEDLTEILNGMDEELDSAEELEKKRICRIVTKDFPQYFAVVSRIKQESNQIGPEGGVLSSTTVPRVQAAFPEGALTKRIRVGLQAQPVPEEIVKKILGNKATFSPIVTVEPRRRKFHKPITMTIPVPPPSGEGVTNGYKGDTTPSLRLLCSITGGTSPAQWEDITGTTPLTFSNDCVSFTTNVSARFWLADCHQVLETVGLATQLYRELICVPYMAKFVIFAKMNDPVESNLRCFCMTDDKVDKTLEQQENFEEVARSKDIEVLEGKPIYVDCYGNLAPLTKGGQQLVFNFYAFKENRLPFSIKVRDTSQEPCGRLSFLKEPKTTKGLPQTAVCNLNITLPAHKKTEKADRRQNFVSLALRKRYSYLTEPGMKTVERSAGATRSLPATYSYKPFFSTRPYQSWTTAPITVPGQTKSGFTSLSSSSSNTPTASPLKSIWSVSSTSPIKSTLGASTTSSVKSVSDVASPIRSFRTISSPIKTVVSQPPYNMQVTSGSFIRAPAVTEAASLKGLASTTTFPSRTSPVTTAGSLLERSSITMTPPASPKSNINMYSSSLPLKSVITSASSLLSSPLKSVVSPAKSAVDAVSSTKVMMASSLSSPAKHVAGHTDVPLLNGSVSPLKYPSSANLINGSKAAGVFQDKISAAAHSATCAANAVADTAERVFSTATTMSFSPLRSFVSSAPSAFQSMRTPPAGALYTALGSISATTSSVTSSTITVPVYSVVNVLSEPALKKLPESSSLTKSAAALLSPIKTLTTEARTQPTFTRTSSPIKSSLFLAPSALKLSTPSSLSSSQEILKDVAEMKEDLIRMTAILQTDVAEEKPFQPDIPKEGRIDDEEPFKIVEKVKEDLVKVSEILKKDVCLESKGSAKVPKSDQGHLSEDDWVEFSTEEIDEARQQALTSPPISVPEKVQIKTKTMSEKDYSLSKVIDYLANDIGSSSLTNIKYKFEEGKKEGEERQKRILKPAIALQEHKLKMPPASMRPSTSEKELCKIADSFFGTDTILESPDDFSQHDQDKSPLSDSGFETRSEKTPSAPQSAESTGPKPLFHDVPIPPVITETRTEVVHVIRSYEPSSEDIPEQKAEELPASKPSPTFMELEQKPSGSIKEKVKAFQMKASGSEEDDHKCVLGKGVRVKEETHITTTTRMVYHKPPCTESTSERIEETMSVHDIMKAFQSGRDPSKELAGLFEHKSSVTSDVSKSAETSPQHAEKDSKMKPKLERIIEVHIEQGNQAEPTEVIIRETKKHPEKEMYVYQKDLPRGDINLKELEKHDAFPCSDEQGQQEEEELTAEESLPSYLESSRVNTPVSQEEDSRPSSAQLMSDDSYKTLKLLSQHSVEYHDDELSELRGESYRFAEKMLLSEKLDVSHSDTEESVTDHALPLSVELQGTDKRCREKVATAPKKEIISKIYKDVSENGVGKMSKEDHYDKVTVLHYTGDVSSHKHAMWMRFTEDRLDRGREKLIYEDRVDRTVKEAEEKLTEVSQFFRDKTEKLNDELQSPEKKQHKKNGKEIHSSQSSASSSPEKVLLSELPSSGDDWSKVKQYAHDGKCFPKVDERKASSLPSSPEKRIYVQPAEDSKRTMEHKGSAQQTGVPETGFQLKQSKLSSIRLKFEQGISPRSKDVTQEEKKLDGQSKIPVKKLQESKLPVYQSYSREKHAKQIEVIDGSTALQKEVKIQEDLVPGKGKAVEDSRASDTQRTEMRKGVAECISEPRAKDLAYGSDSTAKGHWDKKIYRTWESPGTSNHKTQKEKLSHVLVPDTVKENHVDHAESKTDQKSEFITVTEHKVASNGIHSEEVKELTVKSPSKRVLYREFVVREGERNGEVADKVSKRKEEIAVSHIPVRIVEEKRAMLDGVYELSAKVSQSAVIQEKVERQIDYVEDEKIKHSEIRKVTKQQSSIGLSPPAEETELSPSKSPDSLECSPGKEFPSSDIADPSASDYLNKVAPLVSTEGVKEIKTLPVYVSFVQVGKQYEKEVQQGSIKKIVSQESKTVQETRGTFYTARQQKQPPSPQGSPEDDTLEQVSFIDSSGKSPLTPETPSSEEVSYEFTSKTPDSLIAYIPGKPSPIPEVSEESEEEAEAKTTSVKQAEVEEPQIDKTLPNLINKDSNKRPKGNRVAYIEFPPPPPLDADQGESEKKPHYSTESEMEMTEVNLQDEHDKCQLAEPVIRVQPPSPVPPGADVSDSSDDESLYQPVPLKKYTFKLKELEDDHKETSKPKAPEKIEKQKELGHPTSGKPNEFDNGVESPQNDVVQNGSNNDQSVTECSIATTAEFSHDTDATEIDSLDGYDLQDEDDGLTESDSKLAGPAVETKKDVWTTEGILKQTDRCFSQSKLEVIEEEGKVGPEEDKTPSKGPSSDKAGDKSDKKSGAQFFSLEGRHPDRTVFPDSYFSYKVDEEFATPFKTVATKSLDFDPWSNNRGDDEVFETKSREDEAKPFGLAVEDRSQATTPDTTPARTPTDESTPTSEPNPFPFHEGKMFEMTRSGAIDMSKRDFVEERLQFFQIGEHTSEGKSGDKGEGDKSTVTAITQPQAGDSTVETTLERPVETTAVENMPGIQASGDCMEQTLGSNSPEKSSAAVNASKVDPKLRTPIKMGISASTMTLKKDGPGEVTDKIEAVMPSGEGLENETVEVIASSASSQTSCRQTENTDFPKDNFNNNNNLDSSAVPTDDITCNVVLKEHLEPKCSLQKANQAKSTSGKGTGTTQGHRVRDKQKPHGEQQKSTELVGARGKSKLPVKASSVKQVFSQNNLQSNTGSKAKEASKPDKAKQNNSSPCLEARSRIPVKNTHRSNLARRTPALPKQEQVEKEKPKQLPSKLPVKVRSTSVTMTTVKVKKNQLREVCKHSIEYFKGISGETLKLVDRLSDEEKKMQSEVSDDEEDSTSRNTSLSEATQVYLPSITPKSARDMRTEAASIKSKSEKADSERRRSKRTGPQSPCERTDIRMAIVADHLGLSWTELARELNFSVDEINQIRVENPNSLIAQSFMLLKKWVTRDGKNATTDALTSVLTKINRIDIVTLLEGPIFDYGNISGTRSFADENNVFHDPIDGWQPDSSSVSEAPTSGRRIGGSLLDRLDESSDQCRDSVTSYVKGEAGKPETNGSLSESTSEAKTKSYIQEALNDVGKHGDKETLKTKSQISTGTDEQTLSSAAYQKSLEETSKPATEGSKTSVPVSVKKMGWSTSEDGKPRTSIQEEEGAVMSEQKQGEAYKVKTKKEVRHVEKKSYS